Proteins encoded within one genomic window of Salmo trutta chromosome 11, fSalTru1.1, whole genome shotgun sequence:
- the dctpp1 gene encoding dCTP pyrophosphatase 1, which produces MAMNGDGVHGLDRETVAPSEAKHTNGTPSKSKIACENGEADTHAAKQNGTKRRTPTDTFSFTAEPTIEDIRRMQAEFTDERDWNQFHQPRNLLLAMVGEVGEVSELFQWRGEVTEGLPGWTDSEREHLAHELSDVLIYLVELAEKCHIDLPQAVLCKMALNRLKYPASKVHGSSKKYTEYKD; this is translated from the coding sequence ATGGCAATGAACGGCGATGGAGTGCATGGACTGGACAGAGAGACGGTGGCCCCATCTGAAGCTAAACACACCAATGGCACTCCTAGCAAGTCAAAAATAGCTTGTGAAAACGGCGAGGCAGACACCCACGCTGCCAAACAAAATGGAACTAAGAGAAGAACCCCAACTGATACGTTCTCTTTCACTGCCGAACCTACCATCGAAGACATACGACGGATGCAAGCGGAATTTACTGACGAGCGAGACTGGAACCAGTTCCACCAACCCCGCAACCTCCTGCTAGCTATGGTCGGAGAAGTGGGCGAGGTATCGGAGCTGTTCCAGTGGCGTGGCGAGGTGACCGAAGGACTTCCCGGCTGGACCGACTCCGAGCGCGAGCACCTGGCACATGAACTCAGCGACGTCCTCATCTACCTAGTTGAGCTGGCCGAGAAGTGTCATATCGATTTACCCCAAGCAGTGCTGTGCAAAATGGCCCTAAATAGGCTGAAGTACCCAGCCAGCAAGGTGCATGGCTCGTCTAAGAAGTACACTGAATACAAGGACTGA